A single genomic interval of Haloterrigena salifodinae harbors:
- a CDS encoding PHP domain-containing protein, giving the protein MTRRYDLQVHTDASPCSSTPPERVAEAAAEAGLDGIAVTDHDTLANVDAVRDAAPDGLEVIAGVEVTTTEGHLLALNVTEAPPRVDPLTVIDRVHEQGGVAVLSHPFDALRQCYETDLEALADAVDGVEAVNSRCVRRRFNERAASFAAARDLPATGGSDAHFPMEIGRAYTRVEGAGALADAVREGRVRPRGRGRYFSGHVATKLHQFRTASGRAVRALTSGRFP; this is encoded by the coding sequence ATGACACGACGATACGATCTCCAGGTGCACACGGACGCCTCGCCCTGCTCGAGCACACCTCCCGAGCGCGTGGCCGAAGCGGCGGCCGAGGCCGGTCTCGACGGCATCGCAGTCACCGACCACGATACGCTCGCCAACGTCGACGCCGTTCGAGACGCCGCGCCGGACGGTCTCGAGGTGATCGCCGGCGTCGAAGTGACGACCACCGAGGGCCACCTGCTGGCCCTCAACGTGACGGAGGCGCCGCCTCGAGTCGATCCGCTGACGGTGATCGACCGCGTCCACGAGCAGGGCGGCGTCGCCGTCCTCTCGCATCCGTTCGACGCGCTGCGACAGTGCTACGAGACGGACCTCGAGGCCCTCGCCGACGCCGTCGACGGGGTCGAAGCGGTGAACTCCCGCTGCGTTCGACGCCGGTTCAACGAGCGCGCGGCCTCGTTCGCGGCCGCCCGCGACCTGCCGGCGACCGGCGGCAGCGACGCTCACTTCCCGATGGAAATCGGCCGCGCGTACACCCGGGTCGAGGGCGCCGGAGCGCTCGCGGACGCAGTGCGCGAGGGGCGCGTTCGGCCGCGCGGTCGCGGACGATACTTCTCGGGGCACGTCGCGACGAAACTCCACCAGTTCCGCACCGCCTCCGGTCGCGCCGTGAGGGCCCTCACGTCGGGGCGATTCCCATGA
- a CDS encoding DolP-mannose mannosyltransferase, which yields MVPQPRLRDRIDWLVVLGPIVAVCFAAGLGRHLLVAWPALATDPAFFQHTGWYVLEGGVPYVDVWDVNPPVPFGITAVLAALSGGDMLVLHALGTTLTVLVAAVSVLLVGWVAYLVTETDAAAVAAGLTMLVVPELFLLSPEGVRAQFYALFFGVLALALALRDRPFLSGAIAALSAGSWQLGGVFALLIVGMASQRSGRRGALSAVAGGGVVTGLVVLAFAAAGALVPLFVQTVVATLTAGSSYTVAERVYTILLVFGYGSLLLPVALYGWAYAGIRDVRERWWIPAGGLLLAAQVLFVDLDGSTDAFLWLAFVALGVAVAVERVTAGGSVPTDRRSDDASRSIRRWTAVAVVAVIALLVLSGLAWHFGSPTSQSTLQTRQAVAEPESESLPITPDDADVPSMQTIYWEQIKPETCHYRLSWNEVRWIAMTDDRLDRRQCDGWPRRIDSGYRSH from the coding sequence ATGGTCCCACAGCCACGTCTCCGGGATCGTATCGACTGGCTCGTCGTCCTCGGGCCGATCGTCGCCGTTTGCTTCGCCGCCGGCCTCGGTAGGCACCTGCTCGTCGCCTGGCCGGCGCTCGCGACGGACCCCGCGTTCTTCCAGCACACGGGCTGGTACGTCCTCGAGGGCGGCGTTCCGTACGTCGACGTCTGGGACGTGAACCCGCCGGTCCCGTTCGGAATCACGGCCGTGCTCGCTGCCCTCTCCGGCGGAGATATGCTCGTGTTGCACGCCCTCGGAACGACGCTCACGGTGCTCGTCGCGGCCGTGAGCGTCCTGCTCGTGGGGTGGGTGGCGTACCTCGTGACTGAAACGGACGCAGCGGCGGTCGCCGCCGGCCTGACGATGCTCGTCGTGCCCGAACTCTTCCTCCTCTCGCCCGAGGGCGTCCGGGCGCAGTTCTACGCGCTGTTCTTCGGCGTCCTCGCGCTCGCGCTGGCTCTCCGCGACCGACCGTTCCTCTCGGGGGCGATCGCGGCGCTGAGCGCCGGATCCTGGCAATTAGGGGGCGTCTTCGCGCTGCTGATCGTCGGGATGGCGTCCCAGCGATCCGGGCGGCGGGGCGCGCTCTCAGCCGTCGCGGGCGGCGGCGTCGTGACCGGTCTCGTCGTCCTCGCGTTCGCGGCCGCAGGCGCGCTCGTTCCCCTGTTCGTCCAGACGGTCGTCGCGACGCTGACCGCCGGATCGTCGTACACCGTGGCCGAGCGCGTTTACACGATACTGCTGGTGTTCGGCTACGGGTCGCTGCTCCTCCCGGTCGCGCTCTACGGCTGGGCATACGCCGGAATCCGTGACGTCCGGGAGCGGTGGTGGATTCCCGCGGGCGGCCTGTTACTCGCCGCCCAGGTGCTGTTCGTCGATCTCGACGGCTCGACAGACGCGTTTCTCTGGCTCGCCTTCGTCGCGCTCGGCGTCGCCGTCGCGGTAGAACGCGTGACCGCCGGTGGATCGGTGCCGACGGATCGCCGCAGTGACGACGCGTCCCGTTCCATCCGCCGGTGGACGGCGGTCGCCGTCGTCGCGGTGATCGCGCTGCTCGTTCTCTCGGGACTCGCCTGGCACTTTGGCTCACCGACCTCGCAGTCGACGCTCCAGACGCGCCAAGCGGTGGCTGAGCCGGAGAGTGAGTCCCTGCCGATAACGCCCGACGATGCCGACGTTCCGTCGATGCAGACGATCTATTGGGAGCAGATCAAACCGGAGACCTGTCACTATCGGCTGAGTTGGAACGAGGTGCGGTGGATCGCGATGACCGACGACCGACTGGACAGGCGACAGTGCGACGGGTGGCCGCGTCGAATCGATAGCGGCTATCGTAGCCACTGA
- a CDS encoding aryl-sulfate sulfotransferase, with the protein MADRSQSPLAAVRSGSSRAWSALSRNRLRVVFLAVILLSATAVASAAMSDDLSTASEETVPEAPATENHTVVTESGRAGTITVYEPDGEVAYYNNTRTKYFDADPVEGDPMTIEYTATDTIHSEGPTCSDPPCALNVIERVDLEDENPEPEVIYKRYDHQETAGEWHDADRINDTHVVVADIVADQVFIVNTETEVVEWLWDAQSDFPVEEAGPYPHDWAHINDVEYIDEGQHEGRIMASLRNQDQVVFLDQEEGLVENWTLGGENEHDVQYEQHNPDYIPESQGGPAIVVADSENGRIQEFQREDGEWNRTWQWEDDQIQWPRDADRLPNGNTLIADSHGNRVMEVNESGDVVWEVPSTLPYEAERLETGAESEGGQSAAELGLESRTADGGDGGGGSSGLFDFDPLGWIGDLIENLLPHRIHNGLLFASPVWMGSSEFAAVGIAILTGLVWIGFETRWKLRDAGVRFRLPVYRRGN; encoded by the coding sequence GTGGCTGACCGTTCGCAATCGCCGCTCGCAGCCGTTCGCTCGGGAAGTTCTCGAGCCTGGTCGGCGCTCTCGCGGAACCGCCTCCGCGTCGTGTTTCTGGCCGTTATTCTCCTCTCGGCTACCGCCGTGGCGAGCGCGGCGATGAGCGACGACCTTTCGACCGCGTCCGAGGAGACGGTTCCGGAGGCGCCGGCGACCGAGAACCACACGGTCGTAACCGAGTCCGGACGGGCGGGGACGATCACTGTCTACGAGCCCGACGGCGAGGTAGCGTACTACAACAACACGCGGACGAAGTACTTCGACGCCGACCCCGTCGAGGGCGATCCGATGACCATCGAGTACACGGCGACGGACACGATCCACAGCGAGGGTCCGACCTGCAGCGACCCGCCGTGTGCGCTGAACGTCATCGAGCGCGTCGACCTCGAGGACGAGAATCCCGAGCCCGAAGTCATCTACAAGCGATACGATCACCAGGAGACCGCCGGTGAGTGGCACGACGCGGACCGCATCAACGACACCCACGTGGTCGTCGCGGACATCGTCGCCGACCAGGTCTTCATCGTCAACACCGAGACGGAGGTCGTCGAGTGGCTCTGGGACGCCCAGAGCGACTTCCCCGTCGAGGAGGCCGGTCCGTACCCCCACGACTGGGCCCACATCAACGACGTCGAGTACATCGACGAGGGCCAACACGAGGGGCGGATCATGGCCAGTCTCCGGAATCAGGATCAGGTCGTCTTCCTCGACCAGGAGGAGGGGCTGGTCGAGAACTGGACGCTGGGCGGCGAGAACGAGCACGACGTCCAGTACGAACAGCACAACCCCGACTACATCCCCGAATCGCAGGGCGGGCCGGCGATCGTCGTCGCCGACTCCGAAAACGGCCGCATCCAGGAGTTCCAGCGCGAGGACGGCGAGTGGAACCGCACCTGGCAGTGGGAGGACGATCAGATCCAGTGGCCCCGCGACGCCGACCGCCTCCCCAACGGGAACACGCTCATCGCCGACAGTCACGGCAACCGGGTGATGGAGGTCAACGAGTCCGGCGACGTTGTCTGGGAGGTCCCATCGACGCTTCCCTACGAGGCCGAACGCCTCGAGACCGGCGCCGAGAGCGAAGGGGGCCAAAGCGCCGCCGAACTCGGCCTCGAGTCGCGCACGGCCGACGGCGGGGACGGCGGAGGCGGGAGCAGCGGCCTCTTCGACTTCGACCCGCTCGGCTGGATCGGCGACCTCATCGAGAATCTCTTGCCCCACCGGATCCACAACGGACTCCTCTTCGCGTCACCGGTCTGGATGGGCTCGTCCGAGTTCGCGGCCGTCGGCATCGCGATCCTGACCGGGCTGGTGTGGATCGGCTTCGAGACGAGATGGAAGCTCCGCGACGCCGGCGTTCGGTTCCGCCTCCCCGTCTACCGACGGGGCAATTGA
- a CDS encoding glycosyltransferase family 39 protein, with protein sequence MSPSLPIETGGEGNRDRSLAGVPVELYPIVLIAAALRLFRLESESYWVDEVVSVTIVTSNTPSELLVSVPGNDPHPPLYYLILSGWTALFGTSELTARLLSALVGVATVVVLYGVGRRLFDREVGAIAAVLVAVSPFHVWYSQEVRMYNLLALLTAISFYWFVRIQAERSTDESGVRDDIGYVVSTVLLGYTHVFGLFAILAQNAYVFSRPLVRTVPRSRLTLRRWIALEGITALLLLPWLARLLRRTVAASGGAAGNVSWIPLPTAETVRETFAAYLGGYLFEESYPLLVSLVVAGCLVLALSSGRHAWTGVDRDTARETERGTTTEGGPENPPVNAVYLVVLWFIVPILVPIVLSHVVTPIFVDRYSIGASLAFFLLTAVGVRTLSRPSLRFVVVGVLLVGLAAPLPTYYQDDQKEQWRAAAADVESSVDEGDVVLVSRPFTERTFGYYFDAADVPTVRIPPDASTNEIRAAVDGHDDVWIVLSYTDSSTNQRIVDAVESRDDYRGPVEVNRYNSIVVVRLERTSDGG encoded by the coding sequence ATGTCGCCGTCCCTGCCGATCGAGACGGGCGGTGAGGGAAATCGGGATCGATCACTGGCGGGCGTCCCGGTCGAACTGTATCCGATCGTCCTCATCGCGGCTGCGCTGCGGCTGTTCCGGCTCGAGTCCGAGAGTTACTGGGTCGACGAAGTCGTCTCGGTGACGATCGTCACGTCGAACACGCCGTCCGAACTCCTGGTCAGCGTCCCGGGGAACGATCCCCATCCGCCGCTGTACTATCTCATCCTGTCCGGGTGGACGGCGCTCTTCGGAACGAGCGAACTGACCGCGCGACTGTTATCGGCCCTCGTCGGCGTCGCGACCGTCGTCGTCCTCTACGGCGTCGGTCGACGGCTGTTCGACAGGGAAGTCGGGGCGATCGCCGCGGTGCTCGTCGCCGTCTCACCGTTCCACGTCTGGTACTCACAGGAGGTGCGAATGTACAACCTGCTCGCGTTGCTGACCGCGATCTCGTTCTACTGGTTCGTGCGAATACAGGCGGAGAGATCGACCGACGAGAGCGGCGTTCGGGACGATATCGGGTACGTCGTCTCCACGGTTCTCCTCGGTTACACGCACGTCTTCGGGCTGTTCGCGATACTCGCCCAGAACGCGTACGTCTTCTCTCGGCCGCTGGTCCGGACCGTTCCCCGGTCGCGACTGACGCTCCGCCGCTGGATCGCCCTCGAGGGAATTACCGCGCTGCTCCTCCTCCCGTGGTTGGCGCGGTTGCTCCGCCGAACGGTGGCGGCCAGCGGCGGCGCTGCGGGCAACGTCTCGTGGATTCCGCTCCCGACTGCCGAGACCGTCAGGGAGACGTTCGCCGCGTACCTCGGCGGATACCTGTTCGAGGAGTCGTACCCGCTTCTCGTCTCGCTGGTCGTCGCAGGCTGTCTGGTGCTCGCGCTCTCGAGCGGCCGTCACGCGTGGACGGGTGTCGACCGCGATACGGCGAGGGAGACTGAGCGCGGGACGACGACAGAGGGCGGCCCCGAGAACCCACCGGTAAACGCCGTCTACCTGGTCGTCCTCTGGTTCATCGTCCCGATCCTCGTTCCGATCGTCCTCTCGCACGTCGTTACGCCGATCTTCGTGGATCGCTACTCGATCGGGGCGTCGCTGGCGTTTTTCCTCCTGACCGCGGTCGGCGTGCGGACGCTCTCTCGCCCGTCGCTTCGATTCGTCGTCGTCGGGGTGCTCCTCGTGGGCCTCGCGGCTCCCCTCCCGACGTACTATCAGGACGACCAGAAAGAGCAGTGGCGGGCGGCCGCCGCCGACGTCGAGTCGAGCGTCGACGAGGGCGACGTCGTCCTCGTGAGCAGACCGTTCACCGAGCGGACGTTCGGCTACTACTTCGACGCCGCGGACGTGCCCACGGTTCGGATCCCGCCCGACGCGTCGACCAACGAAATCCGGGCGGCCGTCGACGGGCACGACGACGTCTGGATCGTGCTCTCGTACACCGATTCGTCGACGAACCAGCGGATCGTCGACGCCGTGGAGAGCCGCGACGACTACCGCGGCCCGGTCGAGGTGAACCGGTACAACAGCATCGTGGTGGTTCGACTCGAGCGGACGTCGGACGGCGGCTAG
- a CDS encoding universal stress protein: MDTRILVPIDGSDSARAALEHTLDIAANQDAVVHVLNVADTNQPSLTRLGTQVVDALEEEGKEIVSTAAELAAERDVAVSTHVVQGEPRETIVEFVTAGAESESESDDADGVAFDFVVMGAHGRRGLGEYILGSVTDYVVNRSEVPVLTVRAADDARATYPYGNVLVPTDGSVHARAAVELGAQFANRCGGTLHLLSVMDELPEVADAETAPLPAQLEENIREALEEDAATAARAGAADVETAIETGSVPREVLAYAEAEAIDLVVMGTHGRTGIDRHLLGSFTERVIRTSPVPVLTTRRADEMD, from the coding sequence ATGGATACTCGCATTCTCGTTCCGATCGACGGAAGCGACTCCGCGAGGGCGGCCCTCGAGCACACGCTGGATATCGCCGCCAACCAGGATGCGGTCGTTCACGTCCTCAACGTCGCGGACACGAACCAGCCGAGTCTCACGCGCCTCGGCACGCAGGTCGTCGACGCTCTGGAGGAGGAAGGCAAGGAGATCGTGTCGACGGCCGCCGAACTGGCCGCGGAGCGCGACGTGGCCGTCAGTACGCACGTCGTCCAGGGCGAACCGCGCGAGACGATCGTCGAGTTCGTCACCGCCGGCGCGGAGTCAGAGTCGGAGTCGGACGACGCGGACGGCGTCGCGTTCGATTTCGTCGTGATGGGGGCCCACGGCCGACGCGGCCTGGGAGAGTACATTCTCGGCAGCGTCACGGACTACGTCGTCAACCGGAGTGAGGTACCGGTGTTGACGGTTCGCGCGGCCGACGACGCGAGGGCGACCTACCCCTACGGAAACGTCCTCGTGCCGACCGATGGGAGCGTTCATGCGAGGGCGGCGGTCGAACTGGGCGCGCAGTTCGCGAACCGCTGTGGCGGAACGTTGCACCTGCTGTCGGTCATGGACGAACTGCCGGAGGTCGCCGACGCGGAAACGGCTCCGCTCCCCGCCCAACTCGAGGAGAACATACGGGAGGCACTCGAGGAGGACGCGGCGACCGCCGCGCGGGCGGGCGCCGCCGACGTCGAGACCGCCATCGAGACCGGCTCGGTGCCTCGAGAGGTTCTCGCCTACGCCGAGGCGGAGGCGATCGACCTCGTCGTGATGGGCACCCACGGCCGGACCGGTATCGACCGCCACTTGCTTGGCAGTTTCACGGAGCGCGTCATTCGCACGTCGCCGGTTCCCGTTCTCACGACGCGCCGTGCCGACGAGATGGACTGA
- a CDS encoding carboxypeptidase M32, translating into MATDQAQSEAADDSYAAFEERVRRIANVSNASGILQWDQEVVMPDEGTPARAQQLSALSSIGHELLTADETGALLKELEDSDLEEDQAAVVREVRRKYDRETSVPQELVEEISETTTNAHPAWKQAKENDDFEEFAPVLEKLVELKREYAEHIDPDADPYEVLFSDYEPYIDLETAERVLERLREELVPLIDAIEESDADLTTDAFAGEFDDDDQEALARDVLDSLGYDWDRGRLDTAPHPFSSGTQFDARVTTRFEEDDLLGSITSTIHEFGHANYTLGLPDEGYGTPLGEARDLSVHESQSRLWENHVGRSRPFWEQFLPTARERFPELEDVSPEAAYEAANQVYDDNLIRVEADELTYHLHIVIRFEIERGLIRGDLAVDDVPEVWNDKYEEYLGVRPETDAEGCLQDIHWSHGSFGYFPTYSLGSVLAAQLYAAAVDELGDLDDDIREGDFEALNGWLRENVHRHGKRYITPELIERATGQELTADPFLEYVTSKYGELYDLEDY; encoded by the coding sequence ATGGCGACCGATCAGGCTCAGAGCGAGGCGGCCGACGACAGCTACGCGGCGTTCGAAGAACGCGTTCGGCGGATCGCGAACGTCTCGAACGCGTCCGGCATCCTCCAGTGGGACCAGGAAGTCGTGATGCCCGACGAGGGGACGCCCGCCCGCGCACAGCAGCTCTCGGCGCTGTCCTCGATCGGCCACGAACTGCTGACGGCCGACGAGACCGGCGCGTTGCTCAAGGAACTGGAAGACAGCGATCTCGAAGAGGACCAGGCCGCGGTCGTCCGGGAAGTCCGGCGCAAGTATGACCGCGAGACCAGCGTCCCACAGGAACTCGTCGAGGAGATTTCCGAGACGACGACCAACGCCCACCCCGCCTGGAAGCAGGCCAAGGAGAACGACGACTTCGAGGAGTTCGCGCCCGTCCTCGAGAAACTCGTCGAACTGAAGCGCGAATACGCCGAGCACATCGATCCCGACGCCGACCCCTACGAGGTGCTGTTCTCGGACTACGAGCCCTACATCGACCTCGAGACGGCCGAGCGGGTCCTCGAGCGTCTCCGCGAGGAACTCGTGCCGCTGATCGACGCGATCGAAGAGAGCGACGCCGATCTCACTACGGACGCCTTCGCGGGCGAATTCGACGATGACGACCAGGAGGCGCTGGCGCGGGACGTCCTCGACTCGCTGGGGTACGACTGGGACCGCGGTCGGCTGGACACCGCGCCCCACCCGTTCTCCTCGGGGACGCAGTTCGACGCCCGCGTGACGACCCGTTTCGAGGAGGACGATCTGCTGGGCTCCATTACCTCGACGATCCACGAGTTCGGCCACGCCAACTACACGCTCGGCCTGCCCGACGAGGGCTACGGCACGCCGCTGGGCGAGGCACGGGACCTCTCGGTCCACGAATCTCAGTCTCGCCTCTGGGAGAACCACGTCGGGCGCTCCCGTCCCTTCTGGGAGCAGTTCCTCCCGACCGCCCGAGAGCGGTTCCCGGAACTCGAGGACGTCTCTCCCGAGGCGGCCTACGAGGCCGCGAATCAGGTCTACGACGACAACCTCATTCGCGTCGAGGCGGACGAACTCACCTACCACCTCCACATCGTGATCCGCTTCGAGATCGAGCGCGGTCTGATCCGCGGGGACCTCGCGGTCGACGACGTCCCGGAGGTCTGGAACGACAAGTACGAGGAGTATCTGGGCGTCCGACCCGAGACCGACGCGGAGGGCTGCCTGCAGGACATCCACTGGTCTCACGGCTCCTTCGGCTACTTCCCGACGTACTCGCTGGGTTCCGTGCTCGCGGCACAGCTGTACGCCGCCGCCGTGGACGAACTCGGCGATCTCGACGACGATATCCGCGAGGGCGACTTCGAGGCCCTCAACGGCTGGCTCCGCGAGAACGTCCACCGACACGGCAAGCGCTACATCACGCCCGAACTGATCGAGCGCGCGACCGGCCAGGAGCTGACGGCCGACCCCTTCCTCGAGTACGTCACGTCGAAGTACGGCGAACTGTACGACCTCGAGGACTACTGA
- a CDS encoding NAD-dependent epimerase/dehydratase family protein, whose translation MSDSERADDDSSGSLLVTGGTGFLGLHTCQYFRDQGWDVTAFDLKPFEPDDDTDGIEFIEGDVRSEASVADALEESGATAVVHTAAALPLWDDDRIRETTIDGTRNVLWAANDCGVERVCYVSSTAVYGTHDTHPITEESPLDGVGAYGEAKIEAEKVCQDFRRMGMCVPIVRPKTFVGPQRLGVFQVLFDWIEDGANVPLVGWGDNRYQLLHVRDLVTAIELLLTEDEESVNDTFNVGTDEFGTMKEDFQAPIDYAGTGKRTIGTPAFLTVAVLRVLDELNLSPLYPWVYETAHEDSYVSVEKLKGLGWEPEYSNREALVDTYEWYLENYEADEDADETGLDHRVAWDQGALAVAKKVSQRI comes from the coding sequence ATGAGCGATAGTGAGCGCGCGGACGACGACTCGAGCGGCTCGCTTCTCGTCACTGGAGGGACCGGATTCCTCGGCCTGCACACGTGTCAGTACTTCCGCGATCAGGGGTGGGACGTCACCGCGTTCGATCTCAAGCCGTTCGAGCCGGACGACGACACGGACGGGATCGAGTTCATCGAGGGGGACGTTCGAAGCGAGGCGTCCGTCGCCGACGCGCTCGAGGAGAGCGGTGCCACCGCGGTGGTGCACACGGCGGCCGCGCTCCCGCTGTGGGACGACGACCGCATCAGAGAGACGACGATCGACGGGACGCGAAACGTGCTCTGGGCGGCGAACGACTGCGGCGTCGAGCGGGTCTGTTACGTCTCCTCGACGGCGGTGTACGGGACCCACGACACGCATCCCATCACCGAGGAGTCGCCGCTAGACGGGGTCGGCGCCTACGGCGAGGCCAAGATCGAGGCCGAGAAGGTCTGCCAGGACTTCCGCCGTATGGGGATGTGTGTCCCGATCGTTCGCCCGAAGACGTTCGTCGGTCCGCAGCGACTCGGCGTGTTTCAGGTGCTGTTCGACTGGATCGAAGACGGCGCGAACGTCCCGCTCGTCGGCTGGGGGGACAACCGCTACCAGTTGCTGCACGTCCGCGACCTCGTCACCGCCATCGAACTGCTGCTCACCGAGGACGAGGAATCGGTGAACGACACGTTCAACGTCGGTACCGACGAGTTCGGTACGATGAAGGAGGACTTCCAGGCCCCCATTGACTACGCGGGGACGGGCAAACGAACCATCGGAACGCCCGCCTTCCTCACGGTTGCAGTCCTCCGCGTGCTGGACGAACTGAACCTCTCCCCGCTGTATCCGTGGGTCTACGAGACGGCCCACGAGGACTCCTACGTCTCCGTCGAGAAGCTGAAGGGTCTAGGCTGGGAGCCCGAGTACTCCAACCGGGAGGCGCTTGTGGACACCTACGAGTGGTACCTCGAGAACTACGAGGCCGACGAGGATGCCGACGAGACCGGCCTCGACCACCGCGTCGCGTGGGACCAGGGCGCCCTCGCCGTTGCGAAGAAGGTCTCGCAGCGGATCTGA
- a CDS encoding decaprenyl-phosphate phosphoribosyltransferase — protein sequence MARAYTDRRRFVGTVSGLVKETRPWQWYKQGILLLGLVFSKSLFDPVAVTNVVLGIVAFCAVAGATYIGNDILDVEEDRNHPRKKHRPIASGQVPIPVAVTFAVLLFVGGLGLSWHLGPLFLLVVSAYLAQNALYSAVLKEVVIVDVMVIAIGFVLRAVAGVVAIDVYLSPWLVVCTFLGALMLALGKRRHEMIVSDDPAASRATLAEYTEETLDQFLVAVLAALVVSYSLYTFFRGGLWMMTTLPFAFFAAFRYHLLAHTRNLGGDPKFLFGDPPFFVNLVLWGLLVVAVLYEVPPRLLEVIA from the coding sequence ATGGCCCGCGCCTATACCGACCGGCGTCGGTTCGTGGGGACCGTCTCCGGGCTGGTAAAGGAGACGCGTCCCTGGCAGTGGTACAAGCAGGGCATCCTGCTTCTGGGGCTCGTCTTCTCCAAGAGCCTGTTCGATCCGGTCGCCGTCACGAACGTCGTCCTCGGAATCGTCGCCTTCTGTGCCGTCGCGGGCGCGACGTACATCGGCAACGATATCCTCGACGTCGAGGAGGACCGCAACCACCCGCGGAAGAAACACCGACCGATCGCCAGCGGGCAGGTTCCGATCCCCGTGGCAGTGACGTTCGCGGTCCTGCTGTTCGTCGGCGGGCTCGGCCTCTCCTGGCACCTCGGCCCGCTGTTCCTCCTCGTCGTCAGCGCGTATCTCGCACAGAACGCGCTCTACTCCGCGGTTCTGAAGGAGGTCGTCATCGTCGACGTGATGGTCATCGCCATCGGGTTCGTCCTGCGAGCCGTCGCCGGCGTCGTCGCCATCGACGTCTACCTGAGCCCCTGGCTCGTCGTCTGTACGTTCCTCGGAGCGCTGATGCTCGCGCTCGGCAAACGCCGCCACGAGATGATCGTCAGCGACGATCCGGCCGCGTCGCGCGCGACCCTCGCGGAGTACACCGAGGAGACGCTCGACCAGTTTCTCGTCGCCGTGCTGGCCGCGCTGGTCGTCTCCTACTCGCTCTACACGTTCTTCCGCGGCGGGCTGTGGATGATGACCACGCTCCCGTTCGCCTTCTTCGCGGCGTTCCGCTACCACCTCCTCGCCCACACGCGGAATCTGGGCGGCGACCCGAAGTTCCTCTTCGGCGACCCCCCGTTTTTCGTCAACCTCGTCCTCTGGGGGCTCCTCGTCGTCGCGGTCCTTTACGAGGTTCCGCCACGACTCCTCGAGGTGATCGCGTGA
- a CDS encoding lysylphosphatidylglycerol synthase transmembrane domain-containing protein: MTTSGEAEGVGATVVDRCRRAVREHGVWLTALLSVVVFLGLAAYADVGDVTNALATLRWRTFATVIGLTTVGYGFRFAKWHYYLRRLEVDVPLEASAITFFSGLMMVVTPGKAGEVWKAWFLRDKRGVPASETTSVVGAERVTDLVALSAMAALGLLVYSRSSLPIVIVLGAIGVGIGLLQWRRACLAILGRLESLPVVGEHATELERFYESAYRLFQIRPLVVATLLSLAAWGLEGLALWLVLEGFGVEATVVIGLFVFGLGSVVGAVSMLPGGLAAAEASMVGVLVTFGYPEAVAAAATVVIRVGTLWYAAALGTTVFLAYKATR; encoded by the coding sequence ATGACGACGAGCGGCGAGGCCGAGGGGGTCGGTGCGACCGTCGTCGACCGCTGCCGGCGGGCCGTCCGCGAGCACGGCGTCTGGCTGACGGCGCTGCTCTCGGTCGTCGTCTTCCTCGGCCTCGCCGCCTATGCGGACGTCGGCGACGTGACGAACGCCCTCGCCACCCTGCGCTGGCGGACGTTCGCGACCGTCATCGGCCTGACGACGGTCGGCTACGGCTTCCGCTTCGCCAAGTGGCACTACTACCTCCGGCGTCTCGAGGTGGACGTCCCGCTCGAGGCGAGCGCCATCACCTTCTTTAGCGGCCTGATGATGGTCGTCACGCCGGGGAAGGCCGGCGAGGTCTGGAAGGCGTGGTTCCTCCGGGACAAGCGCGGCGTGCCGGCGAGCGAGACCACCTCCGTCGTCGGCGCCGAGCGCGTCACTGACCTCGTCGCGCTGAGCGCGATGGCTGCGCTCGGCCTGCTGGTCTACAGCCGGTCATCGCTTCCCATCGTCATTGTCCTCGGCGCCATCGGAGTCGGGATCGGCCTGCTCCAGTGGCGGCGGGCCTGTCTGGCGATCCTCGGCCGACTCGAGTCGCTTCCGGTCGTCGGCGAGCACGCGACCGAACTCGAGCGGTTCTACGAGAGCGCGTACCGGCTGTTCCAGATCCGACCGCTTGTCGTCGCGACGCTGCTCAGTCTCGCGGCGTGGGGGTTAGAGGGCCTCGCGCTCTGGCTGGTCCTCGAAGGATTCGGCGTCGAAGCCACCGTCGTCATCGGCCTATTCGTCTTCGGACTCGGGTCGGTCGTCGGCGCGGTGTCGATGCTCCCCGGCGGACTCGCCGCGGCGGAGGCGTCGATGGTCGGCGTGCTGGTCACGTTCGGCTACCCCGAAGCCGTCGCGGCCGCCGCCACGGTCGTGATCCGCGTGGGGACGCTGTGGTACGCCGCGGCGCTCGGCACGACCGTGTTTCTCGCGTACAAGGCGACTCGCTGA